The Bubalus bubalis isolate 160015118507 breed Murrah chromosome 16, NDDB_SH_1, whole genome shotgun sequence genome window below encodes:
- the RHOG gene encoding rho-related GTP-binding protein RhoG, translating into MQSIKCVVVGDGAVGKTCLLICYTTNAFPKEYIPTVFDNYSAQSAVDGRTVNLNLWDTAGQEEYDRLRTLSYPQTNVFVICFSIASPPSYENVRHKWHPEVCHHCPDVPILLVGTKKDLRAQPDTLRRLKEQGQAPITPQQGQALAKQIHAVRYLECSALQQDGVKEVFAEAVRAVLNPTPVKRGRSCVLL; encoded by the coding sequence ATGCAGAGCATCAAGTGTGTGGTGGTGGGTGATGGAGCCGTGGGCAAGACATGCCTGCTCATCTGCTACACAACCAACGCCTTCCCCAAGGAGTACATCCCCACAGTGTTCGACAATTACAGCGCCCAGAGTGCAGTGGACGGGCGCACGGTGAACCTGAACCTGTGGGACACAGCGGGCCAGGAGGAGTATGACCGCCTCCGCACACTCTCCTACCCTCAGACCAACGTGTTTgtcatctgtttctccattgccaGCCCGCCCTCCTATGAGAATGTGCGGCACAAGTGGCATCCAGAAGTGTGCCACCACTGCCCTGATGTGCCCATCCTCCTGGTGGGCACCAAGAAGGACCTGAGAGCCCAGCCTGACACCCTGCGGCGCCTGAAGGAGCAGGGCCAGGCGCCCATCACGCCGCAGCAGGGCCAGGCGCTGGCCAAGCAGATCCACGCTGTGCGCTACCTCGAGTGCTCGGCCCTGCAGCAGGACGGCGTCAAGGAAGTGTTTGCCGAGGCTGTCCGGGCTGTGCTCAACCCCACGCCTGTCAAGCGTGGGCGGTCCTGTGTCCTCTTGTGA